In the genome of Marinomonas algicola, the window TAATTGTGATGATTTCCATCAATAGAATGTCGTTGTTCATGTGGTTTGGCCTCGCTAATTAAAAAAGTATTGAGTTGGATCAATTTTTGTATGGTTATAAGAGCAAAACTTAGGCCACTTTTTTATTTTAGTTAGTGCATTGAATTTAAAGGCTTTTTAATTTTAACAATGAAATGTTGTAAACTTAATTTACACTTTTTGCGTATTTAGTCATCTTACTGTCAATGAGGTTTACGTTTTGACTTTATCATTTGTTTTTGAAGTGGCTATGTTAAGCACCAGTGTGATTGGTGTTTTGGTTGCTGGTTGGATGCTTTGGCGAGCTCGCTTACAAAGAGATCTGCAAGCCTTGTCAGGCTTCGCCATTATGATGGCTGTGTGGTGTTTAGGTCATAGTGCGCTTTTTCATGGGTTATCGGCTCTGGGGGTTAAATTAATTTTAGCAAACCCTTTGATGCCAACTTTCTTTTTGCATTTTGCTACTGCATTTGTGAAAACAGGTATTTCATCACCTTTATGGTTGCGGGTGTTATACCAAAGACTGCCTTGGATCTACCTTACTAGTATTGGCGTTGTGCTATTAAGTTGGTTTGTTGGCGCAGGAGATGTGCGCTCATCGCACACCATGGACGCCTTTTTTATTTTTACAGAAACGGGCTGGTTTAATTTAGCTTATACGGTTTTTATTGGTGTATTGGCCCATGCTGTTTTGTTGTATGGATGGCGACGTCATACTGGTAATAAGCGCCGCTCTATTCTGGTTATTTTTGGTGTGGCCGCATGGGGGCTGACCTTAGCGACAAGCTTTGTTTTCCCTTACTTTGGTATTGATTGGTTCCCTTATCCAATGCTGCTGTTGCCTTCTTATTTGCTTTTGCTTGTGTACGCCGTTTTAAGGTACAAAATTCTATCGGTTAATGCGTTTGCAAATCGTGCCTTACTTTGGTTGGCTATGATGCTGGTGGTTTTATGCGTTATGGCTTTAGCGAGTGTTATCTCTGGTCAATTTGGCTCGCAAGGGCTGGCGAATGTTCCAGTGTGGCAGTTGTGGTTGTATTCTGTAGTCATTTTGTTAGTGGCTACTTTTACTTATGCTCCTCTAAATAGGTTGGTGGCTCGCTTAGTCTATCCAGGTTCAAGGTTAACAGAATCTATTTTGGAGTCTTGGTCAAATCTATTGAAGAAAGCGATGACGTGGGATGAGTTAATAGAGACAGGTGAGACCATTTTAAGTCATCAATTAGGTCAAAAAGTAGTTGTTTCTATTGTGCTTGATGCGCCTTTGAATCATCCACCTGTTGTGAGTGACATTGAGGATGGGGGTAATGATTATCAAAGAGATTTGTTTCACGCTCAGTCAAAAATGCAGGTTTACAAGGGGAAGCCAGGATGGCAATTTAGTTTACATGGATGGGAGGAGGCGAGTCCGAGCCAGAGGCTAGCCGCTGAGGTATTTGGCTCACTTTTCTCAACTCAGTGTGGTCTTCTTGAACAGTCCTTGGCGCTTGCTGAAGCCGTTAAAGAGCGTTTAAGTGAGCGCCATTTAGTTGAGCTAGGTGGGTTATCGGCGGCAATGGCGCACGAATTACGTAATCCGTTAAATATTATCTCTATGGCGGCTCATGGAGCGGCACCAGAAACAAAACGACATATTCAAACTCAGCTCGTTCGAGCCGATCGATTAATTCAGGACATGTTGATTTATTCAGGTAAATTGACAGTGCAAAAAAAAACCATCACTTTGCTACCGTTAATCTCTTCTATCGTTACTCAAACCGATATGGCAGGTGTCGATTGCGATATTCAGGTGGAACCAAGCTTGAATGTGGAGGCGGATATTCACAGACTTCAACAAGTGGTTGTCAATTTGTTGGAGAACGCGGTTTCCTTTTTACGAAATCAAGATGGCCGTCGTCTATTGATTGAGGCATTAACGTCGTCTGATAGGCAGAATGTGTTAATACGGATACACAATAATGGTCCTGTATTAGATGATAGTTTAACCTCAGAAACCTTGTTTAGACCCTTTGTCTCTAAGCGTGCTGGTGGCAGTGGTCTAGGTTTGGCGATTGTGAAGAGAATTATGGATGCTCATAACGGTACTGTGCAGCATAGAATCGATTTGAATTGGCCTGTCACTTTTGAACTGATGTTTCCGATCCACTCTCGGTCGGCCTAGTTATCTTATTTAAGGAAGTTGTTATGAGTCTTGGGAAAATATTGTTGGTAGATGACGAGCCTGCTTTTTGTGAGTTGGCATCATCTTGGTTGACGAGTAGTGGTTATGATGTTGTCACTGCAGGCCAATCAGATAAAGCCTTCTCTGTTTTAGACACCTTTGATGCTGATTTGGTGTTATTGGATTTGTCATTACCTCCAGAATTTGATCCACAAGTGACGTTGGCAAATATTCAGAAATTTGGTGCTCGTCCAGTTATTATTATTACTGGGCATGCTGAGAGAGAGTTGGCTTTAGAGGCCATTTCTCAAGGTGCTTGGGATTTTATTGCGAAACCAATTGATCCAGACTTATTGGCTGTTGTGGTTAAGCGCGCGGTGAGTAAGCATGTATTAGAAAAAGAGTTGGCACTGGTTAAGCAAACGATCACGCCGAAAAAAGACGCCAGTGATTTTATTGGGTGCTCTGCTAATGCACAACAGGTTCGAGCACTCATTGAAAGGATTGCACCAACCGATGTTCGAGTATTGGTGACTGGGCCTTCTGGGACGGGAAAAGAAGTTATTTCAAGGACAATTCATGAATTAAGTCGACGCTCTGGTGATTCATTTGTGTCGGTGCATTGTGGCGCGATACCAGCTGATTTACTTGAAAGTGAGCTTTTTGGCTATACGAAAGGTGCCTTTACTGGCGCAGAAAAAGACAAGCAAGGGTTGTTGGCTTTAGCGGATAAGGGGACGTTATTTTTGGATGAAATAGGCGAGATGCCTTTGCCTATGCAAGTCAAATTGTTACGAGTTCTTCAAGAGGGTACGTACTTTCCTGTTGGTGGTCGTGACGAAAAGTCGATAGATGTAAGAGTGATTTCTGCTACTAATGCTGATTTAGTGAGTAAAATTGCCGCCGGCGGATTTAGAGAGGATTTATTTTATCGAATCAAAGGCATTAATATAGAAACCAAACCACTTGATGAAAGATTGGAAGATGTCTCTATTTTAGTGCCAAGTTTTCTGCAGCAGCTTTCCCATAGGCATAAGCAAACTTATTCTTTATCTGAAGAGGCGTTAGATTGGTTTCGGCAACAGCGATGGCCTGGTAATGTGAGGGAGTTGAAAAATGCTCTAGATAGTGTGGTCTCTATTGCTCGCGATGGAGAGGTGACCTTATCTGATATTGCGTTGTTGTATCCCGATAAGGTTTCTGAAAATAACAGTGAGCTAATTGAAGCGTCTACATTCAGAGCAAGGCCCACAAGCTCCAGCCATGCCAACTTGGATACCTCTATGGAAGAGCAAGTAAAGCAATTAGAAATACAGTTAATTA includes:
- a CDS encoding sensor histidine kinase, coding for MTLSFVFEVAMLSTSVIGVLVAGWMLWRARLQRDLQALSGFAIMMAVWCLGHSALFHGLSALGVKLILANPLMPTFFLHFATAFVKTGISSPLWLRVLYQRLPWIYLTSIGVVLLSWFVGAGDVRSSHTMDAFFIFTETGWFNLAYTVFIGVLAHAVLLYGWRRHTGNKRRSILVIFGVAAWGLTLATSFVFPYFGIDWFPYPMLLLPSYLLLLVYAVLRYKILSVNAFANRALLWLAMMLVVLCVMALASVISGQFGSQGLANVPVWQLWLYSVVILLVATFTYAPLNRLVARLVYPGSRLTESILESWSNLLKKAMTWDELIETGETILSHQLGQKVVVSIVLDAPLNHPPVVSDIEDGGNDYQRDLFHAQSKMQVYKGKPGWQFSLHGWEEASPSQRLAAEVFGSLFSTQCGLLEQSLALAEAVKERLSERHLVELGGLSAAMAHELRNPLNIISMAAHGAAPETKRHIQTQLVRADRLIQDMLIYSGKLTVQKKTITLLPLISSIVTQTDMAGVDCDIQVEPSLNVEADIHRLQQVVVNLLENAVSFLRNQDGRRLLIEALTSSDRQNVLIRIHNNGPVLDDSLTSETLFRPFVSKRAGGSGLGLAIVKRIMDAHNGTVQHRIDLNWPVTFELMFPIHSRSA
- a CDS encoding sigma-54-dependent transcriptional regulator; the encoded protein is MSLGKILLVDDEPAFCELASSWLTSSGYDVVTAGQSDKAFSVLDTFDADLVLLDLSLPPEFDPQVTLANIQKFGARPVIIITGHAERELALEAISQGAWDFIAKPIDPDLLAVVVKRAVSKHVLEKELALVKQTITPKKDASDFIGCSANAQQVRALIERIAPTDVRVLVTGPSGTGKEVISRTIHELSRRSGDSFVSVHCGAIPADLLESELFGYTKGAFTGAEKDKQGLLALADKGTLFLDEIGEMPLPMQVKLLRVLQEGTYFPVGGRDEKSIDVRVISATNADLVSKIAAGGFREDLFYRIKGINIETKPLDERLEDVSILVPSFLQQLSHRHKQTYSLSEEALDWFRQQRWPGNVRELKNALDSVVSIARDGEVTLSDIALLYPDKVSENNSELIEASTFRARPTSSSHANLDTSMEEQVKQLEIQLIRMALDFHKGNRSQAARQLGLSRQGLINKSERYGL